A window of Henckelia pumila isolate YLH828 unplaced genomic scaffold, ASM3356847v2 CTG_466, whole genome shotgun sequence genomic DNA:
ATAAATCTGATTTCCATGCACCTAAGTAAAGGTAAACAtcctaattattttataattaccatattgaaattctaattatacacacatatataaactCCATTCTCGTTCTAAAGGCATCCGCATTGGTACTCATTAATCCTCATTATTTCATCTTCCACCTCCTCAAAAAACGTGGGGTCCACATGATACATACTCATTACATTAACACATTCTCATTATTAATACACACTCACATTCATTTAATATCAACACTCATTAATAATTTTATACAGACatcgcatatatatatatatagtatataacGGGATTAATATGTATGAATTTTTAGGCTGACAGATTAATAATGCGTCCTTTTCAAGTTATAATGTAAATCCCtatattttgcatttatttatttgattattatctatatatattttaattttcaaatgtTCATCAAACCTCTTTATTCTCATCGGTGTAGTTCATGCTGCACCCGAAGAGCAATCTAACGATATAGATTATTTACAGATCAATTGATTTGATATGCCACCATTAACGTTGGCACACGGACAGTATCGTACACATCCGTTCCCATCTATGTGTGGGGATGTGAAATCTTATATTTAGGACATTATTCTAAAAATATatctaataatatatatatttaccaaTATATATGGGATTTACACACTTTGTATTGGACCTCATATTTGAGGATAAATATCTATATTTAGATCCCACGTTAGGGTATATCCTGCGGGACTAAATTCTCTAAGTGAGTTCGATCAAATCACATTATTTATTAGttttataagaaaaagaaaattgaaaatttcaaaccaaaaagattaaaatttatcaatatatgtGATATTTTCTAAATAATAATAGATTTTATATGTATTGATAAATCTCCATCTTCATATATTTTTTGGGTAGGGCTCGTATAGATAGGATCATACAATCCTGTCAAAAAAAAGATTGGATTATACAAGAAAATCACAATATTAATccacataattaataattaattctaATAACCTTAAGCACGCTTATACAATCGGGTTTTTTTCCCTAAGAATAATTGTTGctgtaattattttatttatgatttataaAACATCGAGTGGATAATGTgcctttaaaaaaaacaatggtGTGCTTTGTTTGTAGGGTGAGTGTAGCATtatcatttaaaattaatttgttttgtGAGATAAGAGTACTATTGATAAATCGCGGTTTAAGAAATTACTATTAAGAAATTGATATTATCAAGAGATGGTTAGTATGAAGGACAGATTTTTTAAATCATCATCATTATAAGTAATGTTTGAAAGGACTTTTAAAAAGCACTTTTAAGcttctttaaaattttatgaaaaaaaagcTGAaaaacgctttttaaaaagtttttcaaacactacctaaaaataataatttattgatTATCTATGAACTATATTAAGCATGATGAATATAAGTACTCCCTCATGTTTTTTGACATAATTACTTAATCACAAAAATACTACGTTTACCTTCTTTTTCGTGGACATTTATTCACGAAAACCTAAATTTcgaaaaattttatgtttttcgTGACAAAAAAATGGACGTACTAATGCACTCGAGTACTAAGTTATTATTATAATAGCAAGAGTACAATATACATAAAGTCGTGGTGGTTAGAAGTCGAAATTTCTACTTTGATCGTCAAAAATATCACCGAATCACTGTGCCCCAATGCCCACAAAACTTGCTGAGACACACCCTCCTCTAACAAAACTCAAATCACTTCCAAAACCTCCAAGTAGCAAATTCTAAGTTCCCGATAAGAAGGGTGGCATTGCAAAACATTCGGAGGTATTCGGTGCAATGACAAATAAAATCTATATGTCGACTAATGGTATCTCAGATGGGATCACTTTCGGGTTAAAAATCCCTTGAACAAAAAAATTCCCAGCCCGCCAACAGCCAACGATGCTAAGACCATGGGGATCTTGATGGGTTCCATATCCAGAATCTCACCTCTACCATGTCTTGTATCGCGATGTGATCTTGTGGAGTTCACATTTTCTCGTAGAAGGTTGCTAAGATTGTCGAGCTGATGCATGACTTGACGCTGTCCACGTGTTATGTTCGATAGCTGCCACAAAAGTACAACCAAAATCAATGTAACTAATGTAACCAAAAGAACTCACAGAAAGACGATGCAGTAATACCTCTTCCATCAAAGAAGACTCTTTTGCTAGCTGGGAGGAAGACAAGGAATTCGTCATTACTGGTCCAGTCAAAGAACCATTGCCTAAGCCAGATATGAAATAGGAAGTTGGGGCCGATCCATTGCAGGATTCGGCCTGCAACGCTATGTTTTGTGAACTGGGAGAACCCCTCTTGCTATTTAACTTGGAATTTAGCTCTTCAATGCGAGATGTGAAATCGTCCATACGATCATTTAGAGTAGAAATTTGTTCTGAAAGCTGCGTTATTGCTCCCTGTAGTACATAGGATGAATACAATAAATAGCTCAATCGAGATGGATACTCTTATGTATCAGAAGCTTTATATATAGTACATCTAAATTTGAATTAACATACCTGACTTGCCGATGCTGCTGGTGAGTCTATGATTCTATCATCGAATCTTCTGTTCATCTTCGACATGTTCTTATCTGTGCGCCCCGTGTATGAGTGTGACATTCCACTGTTAAATCAAGTAACAAAAAAGTTCAAGGATACGAGGCCCTATCTCTTGAATAAAACGGTGACTGCTAATGGTAAATACTCACAAACAACATTAAGAGACAGATACCCATTGAACTGAGACAGTTAAAACTTTTATATTTGAGCTTACAAGAAATGAAGTTCGATTATATGCAAGGAACTCTATTATCGCAAAAACCAACTAATATCAATATAAATATGCATTATTAAATACAGCTTACTGCACAACACTTGATTAAAATTCATGCACCATTAAATTCTTGAAAAGCCTAGGATAAAAAATGCACCTTTTGAGATTCTTGATTCTTGTTGCGGCCCTTTCAGCTGAGACTCGGGAAAGTGCTTCCTTAGGACTTGAGACAAGATCCTCATCTATGCTAAGTTTGGTTCTCAAATCATCGGGCAATGCCTGTCGAATCCCGATACCAATTATAAACACCTAGGGAAAAAAAAGTATAAGAAGCATAAAGAGAAGGCCAGCTATTTGTCATACCATGACATCATCGATCATTTTCTCAAGCTGTATTTGTTCAATATAAGTACGTGGAACATATGAACCTTCCAATCCAAGCTGTTCAGCTACACATTTTACGACGAGCCGGTCTCTACCTTGTACCTGCCTCAAATAAAAAAGGTTCAACATCTTAAACAACCAAATGGAACGAGAATGTGACAGAGCCAGCACTTCACTGGTTTTCATAGAGAACTATCTCATGAAAATGTAGGAAATTCGAGCTATATACACATTAAATATCAGGAGGAAGATCATGATGGGATGAGTAGTGACATTAAGAAAATTTAAACTGCATACACCTAAAAAATATCATGAAGTTGATAGTAGATAGCAAGCTTTAGTCAGGAAAATGTATAATTCAGGAAGGTTAAAAATAGTGGCACAAGTGTACTACCTGAATGTAATGACGCTTTAACTGTTCCAGCCAATCAATTTTCACGCAGACTCTTTCATCCAAAAAGACATGGCTGCTTCTTTTGAGTATGGAGGCTATTGTGTAGCCCAAGGCCATCAATCCACCAAGAAGACGAACACCAACTTCAAATGTTATTCTTGGAGATATCACAAAGGGAGGATCAGTGACCCATTCCTACAGTTTATAAGCATGCCCaagtaagaaaatattttaaaattcaatatgtttcttttcatttttcttgtcatttacCAGGACAATTTATCATCCCtcaatataaacataaatcctATCAGTTTTATTATTATCTTCCCCAAATCAAAAGTTCCTCTAACTTTTCACATCTCCCAACTAAATACTAGTTTTAATTAAACTCtatatttaaaagtttaaatataatatcatatcataatatTGTACTAATCAAGATTTACTAATTATTATTGTCCTAATATAATTTCATCCAACCATTTCTAACATGATTTGACAAACCCCGTAGTATACGGAACCAAACATTCTGATTGTTTTTTATATTGTGGGGGTTTACAAATTCTAACAGTCCAATTGGAATATGGCTTGGGAAAACATTTAAGTTAACTAAGTATGCACATTTTGCAAGTAGATACAACTTTCCGGAGATCGGTAGATTCATAGaacaaaaagaaacaaaaaatagTGCAGAAACGCAGAAATGCAAATGCTTCAGGTTAAAAAAACCCCACTCCGAAAGAGTCATTTATTTTCTTTCTGTTTCCTAAAACCTAATATGATAAcagggaaaaaaaatttaataacctcattgaactaattttatatACATCCATCAAGGAACGTAATAACACAACAAGAACAAGAAGCAATTTTGACTTCGGGTACAACATTAAATAAGTATTTCACATGGTTAAAGTATCTTTTCACATGTCAGCCATATACTTCAAGAAGGAAATGAATATCAGACTTTTGCATGTTGGAaggaagaattttttttaagaaaagatAGATTAAATATAGTCAGTCACTCAAGCAGGCTCATGAGTTGATCCATGTTAGTTGTATGAGGTCCCGACTAGATAACGGCACTCTTGGTTCATGTACACAGCAAGAAAAAGAGTAGATAGACACTCAAGTCTCCGAATACGTCATTAATTGAATAGTAAGAGCAGACCTCAAACATAAGATTGTATTTCCCATCTTTATTACGCATCCTCAGGTAAGATTGGCAAGTCTCTGGATCTTCACCAGGCGGCAGAAGATAAATATCATACGTCTGTTCAGTGCTTTCTGAATGCTCTTCAGACATGGCAGACTTAATTTGTTCTGGAGACAAATTCTTCAGGGACTGAATAACATGCATTCAACACAGTTACATCAAGAGTCTGTACAAGCTATCACAGTACAATCTTCATGATTAAAATCACAGGTACAATAGATTTAGGTGAAATGAATCAATCAAAATTACCTTCAATATATAGGTAGGACTTTGAAATCCAGTAAACGGGTTAAATTTGTTGGTAATTTTTATATGAGCTGTGCGGAGATCAGGTTCAATAAATGCCTTATACATAGGATATACCTGCAAGGAGAAGTGTGGCTGAGAACTTGTGGAAGGGGTATGAGGTACCTCATGCTTTACTTAAACTAGATACGAGGAATACCCACGGTTTCAGATATTTGGTGAATTATTTCTTCCGGTTCCTGCCCAGCACGCTGTATGTCCCGTATAACCCGTTTTACGAGATCAAAGTGAACACCGCCTGTCACAGATATCCGAAGATCCAGCAGAGGACGCAATTTTTCACTTAATGCATAGATGCCTTCTATGATCACAATACGAGAGCTTGGGACTTCAAGAGTCCTGCAGTAGCATGTGACTTCATTTGATCACAAACATTATACTCTACTGGAAGTAAAGAAGACTGATGAGATGAAAGAAGTTTGCAACTTTAAACGAGCCAATCAACTTTTATAACTAGAATATTAAGAATTTAAGATTTGCAAGGTTGAAAGCCCCTAAACTTAAATTGTTATAATAAAGGTGAGAAAAAAGGAGAAAGCTTCACCACCACCACCcccaaaaaataaaagaaaa
This region includes:
- the LOC140872451 gene encoding inorganic pyrophosphatase TTM2, whose translation is MAQDASNAESTQRRPGLLKDQVRLVKRKDSDRYEIAPIPDNLSFEKGFFVVVRACQLLAQKNDGLVLIGLAGPSGAGKTVFTEKIVNFMSSIAVISMDNYNDASRIIDGNFDDPRLTDYETLLKNLHDLKSGKQAAVPIYDFKSSSRTGYRTLEVPSSRIVIIEGIYALSEKLRPLLDLRISVTGGVHFDLVKRVIRDIQRAGQEPEEIIHQISETVYPMYKAFIEPDLRTAHIKITNKFNPFTGFQSPTYILKSLKNLSPEQIKSAMSEEHSESTEQTYDIYLLPPGEDPETCQSYLRMRNKDGKYNLMFEEWVTDPPFVISPRITFEVGVRLLGGLMALGYTIASILKRSSHVFLDERVCVKIDWLEQLKRHYIQVQGRDRLVVKCVAEQLGLEGSYVPRTYIEQIQLEKMIDDVMALPDDLRTKLSIDEDLVSSPKEALSRVSAERAATRIKNLKSGMSHSYTGRTDKNMSKMNRRFDDRIIDSPAASASQGAITQLSEQISTLNDRMDDFTSRIEELNSKLNSKRGSPSSQNIALQAESCNGSAPTSYFISGLGNGSLTGPVMTNSLSSSQLAKESSLMEELSNITRGQRQVMHQLDNLSNLLRENVNSTRSHRDTRHGRGEILDMEPIKIPMVLASLAVGGLGIFLFKGFLTRK